A segment of the Xenorhabdus bovienii SS-2004 genome:
ATTCTTAAATTCAGAAATAACTTTTTTCATAGGTTTTGGATGAAAATAAAAATAAATTTTGGAGCTAAATGATTCTGATGGAAACCTTACCAATATGGAATTGAACCAATCTTTATCTTTGGAAAAATCTTTAGTTTCAGCCAACTTATCATTCATTTTTTTGATAAGAACCTTATGGATTTCTTGACTGTCAAAACTATCGGATATTTTTATTCCGTATTTGTTTTCAAAGTCAGTTTGAGATAGAGAAACATCCTGTATATTGGCGATTTCTCCTCGGTACTGCTCATCCATAGTACGTAGCATAATATAGGATTTTTTTATGGTTTCTAATTTAGGTGCGTTAGCAAGACCGATAAAATAATGTTGGGATTTTTCATCGTATTGATAATAAACTGCTTCCAGTTCACCGTGCATATTGTAGTAAATAGCGCCCTGTTTATCTTGATATAATATTTCATCTTGTATCTCTAACCATGATGAATAATCGAATTTATCTTTGAGGGATTTAATAATAAATAATTCACCAATAAGTTGACTGTTTTGATTTTTGAAATTATAAATTGTATTATCTTCACTCTCCAAATCAATACGTAATCCACCCATGTTACGAAAATATATACCAGAATTAATTTCATTTAAAGAGCCTGATTCTATCGGCTCGAGTTTAATACTAAAATCGTCTAAATAGGTTAACTGACCAAAGAAATCCTTAAAAACAAGTTCAGCCAGTTTTTCTTTCTGTGCAGCATATAATTTTTGTTTTTTAATTTCTGACTCTTTGAATTTATTTTGTATATCAAGAAGTCTTTTATCATTTTGTTTAACTTTATCTAATTCAAAGGTAATTATACAATTGTAAAAACCACAGATTCTCTTTTTATCACCAACTAGTTTGACACCTGAAAACGTGTTTTTCAGAGTAAGCATGTCATGGCCAATCTCAAGCCTGTTATCCTTGATCGCTGTTTTTTCTGGTTTAACACCGGTAAAGTAGCTGGCCTCATCAGGAGTCAGAAAAAAATACATATAATCTTTTTCTCCTTTGATTTTCTTTGCAATTAATTCCTTGAAATCCTCAAGCCCTTCGTCTTCATCAAAAATGACGTCAATATTTTTGATAAGATAATAACCTTCGTCAGCATCACCACAACCTGACAAAAATAACGTAAGTACAAACACTAAAAAAAACCTTTTCATTTTCCCTACCTATTTTAATCCCGAATTGTATTTAACACTAATAATAAAATAATGTTAACATTATTCATTAAATTTATTTGAATTTTAAGCGATCTAATCTCGTTAATTCAAGATATTAAAAAACACCCATTAATTCTGAGCCTGTTTCTGCTTAATCAACACATACGATTCAACCATTAAATAAAATGTGAATCTGTCTGCTAGAGTCATTCTGGTGGTAATTTACCTTATTAAACGAAATACATAATTTGGGGGGGTTACGGTGATTTTTTGTCGGTATCAGAAAGGCCTTTACAATCTCAGAATTCATGGATAGAGTAACGCCGCTAAAATCTTCCTGAATTGAGCTGCTGCAGGAAAAACAACACTTCTTCCCCATGAAAACGGAAGAAGCAATTTTTTGTTTTTCTAGGTAGCCAACATGTCTACGTTTACTCGTTTACAAAAACGTTTATCCCGTCAGGGAATCGAAACCCAGTACGAAAATAATATCTATCGTTTCAATAAAGAGCAGATTGAAGCTGAAGTTCTACTGCCTGAATCCTTGCCGTTGGAAGAAAAGGCCGTACAGCAATTACTTGACCTTGCTTCCGTTCACGTACCCGGTAGCGACGCGAAAGTGTGTCGTACCAGAGCGACACCGGATTTTCATCCGGGAGCGGTGGCGCCAGTGGGCTGTATTGTGGCAACGACAGAGGATCTGGTGATCCCTGCTGCTATTGGGACAGACATCAACTGCGGTATGCGCCTGCTGACAACGGGTTTGAGCTATGCAGAAGCGAATAGCCAAAAAGAAGCCTTGATTCAGCAGCTAAAAAATACCCTATTGATGGATCAACGTGATGTACCCGTCACTCCAACCTCATTCAGTGCCTTGTTTGACGAAGGGCTGGCGGCATGGTTACAGGAATTGCCCCAACAGGGGGTCTGGCAACAGGCCGATTTCAAGCGCATGCATACTGAATTAAACGCGATACTGAGTACTCAGGCAGTACAGGCGCATAGCCGATACGCACCTGAAGCCTTTTTCGAGCACCGTGAAATTATCCGTCCAGCCAGCTTGGGTACAGTGGGTTCAGGCAACCACTTTGTTGAACTGCAAATCGTCGATACTATTCTGGACAGGCACGCGGCATACGCGGCAGGTCTGCATGAAGGTGAGGTATTGATGATGATCCACACTGGTTCACGGGATGTGGGCTTTTACATCGGTCAGCGTTGGGTGGATAAAGCGAGAGCTTTATGGCCGGTTACGGCAAAATATCCATCTTCTGGCCTGTTTGGTCTGACAGATGAACACGCTCAGGAATATTTTCTGGCGATGGGCTGTGCGGCGCGTTATGCGTGGGCGAATCGCATTGTTTTGACGGAACTGGTGCGCGCGGCTTGGAAACAGATTTTTGGGCAGGATAAAAGTAAGCTGATTGTGGATCTCTCGCATAATATTATCTTTCCTGAGCAGGGTATGAACCTCCATCGCAAAGGTGCCACACCTGCACGAGCTGGGGAATTGGCGTTAATTCCCGGCTCAATGGGGGATTATTCTTACCTTGTATTGGGGAAAGGCAATGAAGACTGGCTGTGGTCGTGTTCACACGGAGCCGGGCGTTCGATACGCCGTCAGGCAATGCGGAATAAAGTGCCTGATCTACAAAAAAATAGTCGATTGCCGTGGCAGTGCATCACTTTGAAAAGTGATCGCCTGCGTGAAGAAGCGCCTGAGGCTTATAAGCCAATTACGCCGGTAATTGAGATTCAAGAACAGGCTGGATTAATTCAGCCCGTTGCAAGGGTCAGGCCGTGGATCACGTTCAAAGCTTGATATCTGATTGAAAATGCAAAGGCTGGTTTTTACCGGCCTTTGCATAATATGAATAATAGGTTTATTTGTTTATAATTTATCTGTTTTTTTGGTTATTTTGTCGTTTTATTGTCATTGGTGTTTCATTTTTTAATAAAATAATTTTTGAAATAAAAAACTGTATTCTTAATATGTAAAAAGAATAATTTTGGTGATTGAGAAATGCAGGTGTTGGGATAATAAAAACAGCAAATATAAAAAAACTTTGAGTGTGTTAATTATTTATTTTTGAAGATGTTTTCATCTATTTCTGTTAGTCTTTATTTATTCTTAATAAAAAATTGATTTGGTTATGAATAATACTCAACAACAAGATAGAGTTAAGAAAAATTGTATAGATATTGGTAACAAGGTAAAACGATTGCGTTTAGCTAGAAATATTTCTTTAAACGAACTGTCTAAGAGCCTATCCCAATAGGATTATATTCCAGACAATTAAACTACAAGCCAAATGAAGCATGGCTTCATAATTTTCAACCCGTTTTTCCCAACGGACCAGAATCCGACGAAAACGATTAAGCCAACTGTGTGTCCTTTCAACAACCCAACGGTTCACTTTAAAATCCTCTTGTTCGGCCAGCGCATCTTGTTCTTCTTTTCTTGATTGTATGCAGGGGACGTATCCACGGGTTTTTAATTCTTTTTCCAGCCATTCCGCCTCATAAGCTTTATCCCGATGGAGTTTGGTTCCATAACCCCGGCGTCCTGTCTGTAAACCGTCCAGGGTGGCTATAACAAGTCTGATATCATGAATATTAGCGGGCGCAACGGCAATCGCTAATGGCAAGCCCTGTCCATCCGTGAGCAAACTTCGCTTTACGCCTTGTTTTCCCCGGTCTGTTGGGTTGCGGCCTGTTTTTTTGAGCCGGCCAGGGGCGCTTTAGTCAAACAGCCATCCAGTGCCAATTTGCCCCAGTCGATAGCCCCTATTTTTTCACTGGCGAGTAAGCCATTTTGCCAGAGTCGCTCAAAGACGCCTCCCGCCACCCATTCCTGAAAACGGCGGTGAGCACTGCTTGAAGAACAAATCCCTGTGGCATTGAGGGCATTCCACTGGCATCCGGTTCGTAACACAAAAAAGATAGCATTCATAGCGGCCCGATTATCGACACGGCGGCGATGGCAGCCCAAAGGGTGATGGGTTTTATGTGGAGGGAGTAAGGGTTCAATTTTCTGCCAGAGTTCATCAGAAATGAACCATTGGGCTATTGATTTCTTATTCATGAAAAAATCCCCTAAATGTAAAAAAACAGGCTGACTATAATATCAAATATCTCCTATTGGGATACACTCTAAGTTGTCTGGTGTATCCAAGGCCGCACTATCTCAATTGGAGTCGGGCAACTCTAATCCTCGAATTGATACGTTAGATGCTATT
Coding sequences within it:
- a CDS encoding membrane lipoprotein lipid attachment site-containing protein, with protein sequence MKRFFLVFVLTLFLSGCGDADEGYYLIKNIDVIFDEDEGLEDFKELIAKKIKGEKDYMYFFLTPDEASYFTGVKPEKTAIKDNRLEIGHDMLTLKNTFSGVKLVGDKKRICGFYNCIITFELDKVKQNDKRLLDIQNKFKESEIKKQKLYAAQKEKLAELVFKDFFGQLTYLDDFSIKLEPIESGSLNEINSGIYFRNMGGLRIDLESEDNTIYNFKNQNSQLIGELFIIKSLKDKFDYSSWLEIQDEILYQDKQGAIYYNMHGELEAVYYQYDEKSQHYFIGLANAPKLETIKKSYIMLRTMDEQYRGEIANIQDVSLSQTDFENKYGIKISDSFDSQEIHKVLIKKMNDKLAETKDFSKDKDWFNSILVRFPSESFSSKIYFYFHPKPMKKVISEFKNKYPRGKWIENVFVYNISPSSESGYSYFINHNGMVYEIFVATDIHSTVERMAFLSVLRHLDPTKLQGYSPSKLRP
- a CDS encoding RtcB family protein codes for the protein MSTFTRLQKRLSRQGIETQYENNIYRFNKEQIEAEVLLPESLPLEEKAVQQLLDLASVHVPGSDAKVCRTRATPDFHPGAVAPVGCIVATTEDLVIPAAIGTDINCGMRLLTTGLSYAEANSQKEALIQQLKNTLLMDQRDVPVTPTSFSALFDEGLAAWLQELPQQGVWQQADFKRMHTELNAILSTQAVQAHSRYAPEAFFEHREIIRPASLGTVGSGNHFVELQIVDTILDRHAAYAAGLHEGEVLMMIHTGSRDVGFYIGQRWVDKARALWPVTAKYPSSGLFGLTDEHAQEYFLAMGCAARYAWANRIVLTELVRAAWKQIFGQDKSKLIVDLSHNIIFPEQGMNLHRKGATPARAGELALIPGSMGDYSYLVLGKGNEDWLWSCSHGAGRSIRRQAMRNKVPDLQKNSRLPWQCITLKSDRLREEAPEAYKPITPVIEIQEQAGLIQPVARVRPWITFKA
- a CDS encoding IS5-like element ISXbo1 family transposase (programmed frameshift); protein product: MNKKSIAQWFISDELWQKIEPLLPPHKTHHPLGCHRRRVDNRAAMNAIFFVLRTGCQWNALNATGICSSSSAHRRFQEWVAGGVFERLWQNGLLASEKIGAIDWGKLALDGCLTKAPLAGFKKTGRNPTDRGKQGVKRSLLTDGQGLPLAIAVAPANIHDIRLVIATLDGLQTGRRGYGTKLHRDKAYEAEWLEKELKTRGYVPCIQSRKEEQDALAEQEDFKVNRWVVERTHSWLNRFRRILVRWEKRVENYEAMLHLACSLIVWNIILLG